A section of the Candidatus Kaelpia imicola genome encodes:
- a CDS encoding glycosyltransferase family 4 protein yields the protein MKILLLNNHFNTGGVTSYILNLRKGLKSLGSEVCVASTGGDLEEVLEGEHINIPLKTKSEISYKILRSFDILAPFLKGVDLVHANTRVTQALARYINFRTAVPYLTTWHGYHRVKMKHRFFPYWGERVIAVSGFVREHLIEDFKLPSSKISLIYNGIDLYNFKSYQYKKEVLLEGFGIKEGSFVVSALGRLSDVKGFDYLLEAFGVFNNRYPQSILLLAGEGRERDVIEDRITGLGLNQNIKLLGLVYDIRKFLAVSDIFIQPSVMEGLGISLLEALAMGLPVIATEVGGIPEIVKNNYNGLLIEPKSPDALVAALFKLREDSPLKTELSGNAFKSVNKFSYTDMANKTYRVYKEIKDEI from the coding sequence ATGAAAATTCTGCTGCTTAATAATCATTTTAATACAGGAGGAGTAACGAGTTATATTTTAAACTTGAGAAAAGGACTTAAATCTTTAGGTTCTGAAGTCTGCGTTGCTTCTACAGGAGGGGATTTAGAAGAGGTTTTGGAAGGTGAGCATATAAATATACCCCTCAAGACAAAGTCTGAAATAAGCTATAAGATACTCCGCTCTTTTGATATCTTGGCTCCATTTTTAAAAGGTGTGGACTTGGTCCATGCAAATACCAGGGTAACGCAGGCTCTGGCAAGATATATTAATTTCAGGACCGCGGTTCCCTATCTTACGACCTGGCATGGTTATCATCGAGTAAAGATGAAACATAGATTTTTTCCTTATTGGGGAGAGAGGGTAATAGCCGTAAGCGGTTTTGTCAGAGAGCACTTAATAGAGGATTTTAAGCTCCCCTCTTCTAAGATAAGTCTGATATATAACGGCATTGATCTATATAACTTTAAATCTTATCAGTATAAAAAAGAGGTTCTCTTAGAAGGCTTTGGAATAAAAGAGGGCTCTTTTGTAGTCTCTGCTTTAGGCAGACTTTCCGATGTTAAAGGTTTTGATTATCTCTTGGAGGCTTTTGGTGTTTTTAATAATAGGTATCCTCAAAGTATTCTTCTCTTAGCCGGGGAAGGTAGAGAGAGAGATGTTATAGAGGATAGGATTACAGGGCTAGGTTTAAATCAAAATATTAAGCTGTTGGGGCTGGTGTACGATATTAGAAAGTTTTTAGCCGTCTCCGATATCTTTATTCAACCCTCTGTTATGGAGGGGCTGGGGATATCTCTCTTAGAGGCTCTTGCAATGGGGCTGCCTGTTATTGCGACAGAGGTTGGGGGTATTCCTGAAATTGTTAAAAACAATTATAATGGTCTTCTAATAGAACCTAAAAGTCCAGATGCGCTAGTAGCTGCACTTTTTAAGTTAAGAGAGGATAGCCCTTTAAAAACCGAGCTTTCCGGGAATGCATTTAAGAGCGTGAATAAATTTTCTTATACCGATATGGCTAATAAAACTTATAGAGTCTATAAAGAGATTAAAGATGAAATCTAA
- the waaF gene encoding lipopolysaccharide heptosyltransferase II — MRILIVNVNWIGDILFSTFLIRCIKKSFPNSYLLTLVPENGAKLLEGNPYLDGIIEFDPFSERGFTGFDISLIRKLRSYNFSHSLHLHRSLSRKCYAYFGGIKNRIGYNEKLNSFLLTQSLTSQRDRVHRALYYFNLGSVINIADDSNGLDIFIRDEELERAREVLASHKIDRFCLMHIGANWQAKRWPFDYYSELINLIINKYNIKVLLTGTGQDVQGADYIVAHSNPEVLSLAGKTTLRELISLIKLSQVSITVDSAPLHIAAAFKKPLIGIFGPTDDKLTGPFRPEGKTIILKENIDCSIPCYKDICPYDYICMRKVKPQSVLNAVGKVLR; from the coding sequence ATGAGGATTCTAATTGTAAATGTAAATTGGATAGGAGATATTCTATTCTCTACATTTTTAATCCGTTGTATCAAAAAAAGTTTCCCCAATTCATATCTTCTGACTTTAGTTCCTGAAAATGGCGCTAAACTGCTTGAAGGTAATCCTTATCTGGATGGTATTATAGAGTTTGACCCGTTTAGTGAGAGAGGTTTTACCGGTTTTGATATCTCTTTGATAAGAAAACTCAGGAGTTACAATTTTAGTCATTCATTACACCTGCATAGGTCTCTATCAAGAAAGTGCTATGCTTATTTTGGAGGGATAAAAAATAGAATAGGGTACAATGAAAAACTAAACTCTTTTCTATTAACCCAGTCTTTGACCTCTCAAAGAGACAGAGTACATCGGGCATTGTATTACTTTAATTTAGGTTCTGTTATAAACATAGCTGATGATAGTAATGGCTTAGATATCTTTATCAGAGATGAAGAACTAGAGAGAGCAAGAGAAGTCTTAGCATCTCATAAGATAGATCGATTCTGCCTGATGCATATTGGAGCTAATTGGCAGGCTAAGAGGTGGCCTTTTGATTATTATTCTGAACTCATAAATCTTATAATTAATAAATATAATATCAAGGTTCTTTTAACTGGAACAGGGCAGGATGTTCAGGGTGCAGATTATATAGTCGCTCATTCTAACCCTGAAGTCTTGTCATTAGCAGGAAAGACTACCTTAAGAGAGTTAATATCGTTGATTAAATTGAGTCAGGTCTCTATAACAGTAGACAGCGCACCGTTACATATTGCGGCGGCTTTTAAAAAACCTCTGATTGGGATATTCGGTCCGACCGATGATAAGCTTACGGGTCCTTTTCGCCCTGAGGGTAAGACTATTATTTTAAAAGAGAATATAGATTGCTCTATACCTTGCTATAAAGATATCTGTCCCTACGATTATATATGCATGAGAAAAGTTAAACCTCAATCTGTTCTGAATGCTGTTGGCAAAGTTCTAAGATGA
- a CDS encoding DNA-3-methyladenine glycosylase: protein MRRFKKSFFLRSADRVAKDILGSCLIRNFSSEERAIVKIVEVEAYMGVKDKGSHSYRGRVTERNKVMYMEGGLFYVYKIYGIYHCLNVVVNKRDIPQAVFIRAVEPLDGIEFLRKNRGFKESNSKNIKNLTDGPGKLTQALKIGLNFNASNVHAKELYISEDSRSKKGQIVATKRLNIDYAEECKDLPLRFYLKGSRFISAK, encoded by the coding sequence ATGAGGAGGTTTAAAAAAAGTTTTTTTTTGCGTTCAGCTGATAGAGTTGCAAAGGATATTTTAGGCAGCTGCCTTATTCGCAATTTTAGTTCTGAAGAGAGAGCCATAGTCAAAATAGTTGAGGTTGAAGCCTATATGGGTGTTAAAGATAAAGGTTCTCATTCTTACAGGGGGAGAGTTACAGAGAGAAATAAGGTTATGTATATGGAGGGAGGGCTCTTCTATGTCTATAAGATATATGGTATCTATCATTGCTTAAATGTTGTTGTAAACAAGAGAGATATACCCCAGGCAGTATTTATAAGGGCGGTTGAGCCTTTGGATGGTATAGAGTTTTTAAGGAAGAATAGAGGTTTTAAAGAGTCTAATTCGAAAAATATAAAAAATTTAACAGATGGGCCCGGCAAGCTTACTCAGGCCCTAAAGATAGGTCTTAATTTTAACGCTTCTAATGTTCATGCTAAGGAGCTATACATATCGGAAGATAGTAGATCCAAAAAAGGACAGATAGTTGCAACCAAGAGGTTGAATATAGATTACGCAGAAGAGTGTAAGGATTTACCGTTAAGGTTCTATCTAAAAGGGAGCAGGTTTATATCTGCTAAATAA
- a CDS encoding RsmB/NOP family class I SAM-dependent RNA methyltransferase: MSYNRELEKLPPKFIEKLSRIFNPSLFQRVARTFNIKRLNTFRVNTIKIDRSALISELKRNNIKVKNVNWYRDAFILLKPELNEFAKRDLYLDGKVYVQNLSSMLPPLILNPGSSDYVLDLTAAPGSKTTQMAAMMQNKGGILAFEKNPVRFEKLAANLRYQGVVNTELKNEDALGIWRDYSDKFDKVLLDAPCSAEGRFNISRAKTYRYWNQIRVKRMAKKQKGLIRTAFEALKPGGLLLYSTCTFSPEENESVVNYLIRKYPFCCKIEPVNLRVKNILPALSSWNGVDFAKDIKNCIRVIPGEFMEGFFIALLRKIKSHHEYSN, translated from the coding sequence TTGTCTTACAATAGAGAGCTTGAGAAGCTGCCGCCTAAGTTTATTGAAAAACTGTCTAGGATTTTTAATCCTTCTCTTTTTCAACGTGTTGCTAGGACATTTAATATCAAACGTCTGAACACTTTTAGGGTAAATACAATTAAAATCGATCGTTCAGCATTAATATCTGAATTAAAAAGAAATAATATTAAAGTAAAGAATGTAAATTGGTATAGAGATGCTTTTATTCTGCTTAAGCCGGAGCTGAATGAGTTTGCCAAGAGAGACCTCTATTTAGACGGTAAGGTCTATGTCCAAAATCTATCCAGCATGCTGCCGCCTCTCATTCTTAATCCCGGCAGCTCTGACTATGTCCTGGACTTGACCGCAGCGCCTGGGAGTAAGACAACTCAGATGGCAGCTATGATGCAGAATAAGGGTGGGATTCTGGCTTTTGAAAAGAACCCGGTAAGGTTTGAAAAGTTAGCAGCCAATCTAAGGTATCAAGGTGTAGTAAATACAGAGTTAAAGAACGAAGATGCACTTGGTATCTGGAGAGATTATTCCGATAAATTTGACAAAGTTCTTCTGGATGCCCCTTGTAGTGCAGAGGGCAGGTTTAATATTTCAAGAGCTAAGACATATCGTTATTGGAATCAGATTAGAGTTAAGCGGATGGCTAAAAAACAGAAAGGTCTTATAAGGACTGCTTTTGAAGCTCTGAAACCAGGAGGGCTATTGCTTTACTCTACCTGCACTTTCTCTCCTGAAGAGAATGAATCCGTAGTAAATTATCTGATTAGGAAATATCCTTTTTGCTGTAAGATTGAGCCTGTTAATTTAAGAGTTAAAAATATTTTACCTGCGCTTAGTTCTTGGAATGGTGTCGATTTTGCCAAGGATATTAAAAATTGCATTAGAGTGATTCCCGGTGAATTTATGGAAGGATTCTTTATTGCGCTTCTGCGTAAAATCAAATCCCATCACGAATATTCTAATTAA
- the pelF gene encoding GT4 family glycosyltransferase PelF, translating into MRVLQILPELNLGGVEKGTIELAKYLALNGHYPIVISNGGKLERDLQEFGVKHYKLPVNKKSLSTLLLLPKLIRIFNKEQVDIVHARSRVPALVAYLAFKRYFAGVNLTRLLTQVPSFITTAHGYYSNHAFSRIMAKGKIVISPSRVIAKHMIEDFNVPLERIRLIPRGVNLSDYEFILPTDKDWQHPVFAIIARLSPIKGHIEFIKAFREVLHFKPFAKAWIIGAPSPGKEGYLKELEVLIKRFGLENAVDFLGRRYDIPDLLKKINVVVQPSRIPESFGRVIIEAQAAGVPVVASSLGGYREIIEEDETGFLVPSRDPKLLAKCLIKIVKDPYVCDKMAKIARDRVESRYSLDKVNKDIVNVYKESGKRLVVLIIKFGALGDVILSIPGIKALRQKFPDAKLCLLTTAAVADIFKDCPYLDKLLIYSDRGFKYCGIFRSINSIRRINPDISIDLQNNKISRLIAFFSSIYQRYGFANAKFSFLLNRAQRLPNTPLLPVEHQSYLLSKLGVRGLNKELELWVDRDALERVDNFLRAHWISKKQPLVAINIAASSRWASKRWSLGKVIALIDELGSRNIRFVITGSPLDKDAALQIMKACKNKPIDAVGKTEIPSLIALIKRCSMLLTSDSAPLHIAAAVKTPVLGLFGPTDPLRHLPSGADVYFIKKELNCSPCYKNSCRKKVTCMSMITIEEVKNKILNILDMERDENSAA; encoded by the coding sequence ATGAGAGTATTACAGATTCTACCGGAGTTAAACCTTGGAGGAGTCGAAAAGGGTACTATTGAACTGGCTAAGTATCTTGCTCTTAACGGTCATTATCCTATAGTCATCTCCAACGGAGGTAAGTTAGAGAGGGATTTACAGGAATTTGGAGTTAAGCATTATAAACTGCCTGTAAATAAAAAGTCTCTCAGCACTCTCTTGCTCTTACCCAAGCTGATCAGGATTTTCAACAAAGAGCAGGTTGATATTGTACATGCAAGATCGCGTGTTCCAGCATTAGTTGCCTATCTTGCTTTTAAAAGATATTTTGCCGGAGTTAATCTGACAAGGCTCTTAACCCAGGTTCCATCTTTTATAACAACTGCGCATGGCTATTACAGTAACCATGCTTTCAGCCGCATAATGGCAAAAGGTAAGATTGTTATCTCTCCGAGCAGAGTAATAGCTAAACATATGATAGAGGATTTCAATGTTCCTCTGGAAAGAATAAGGTTGATACCTAGAGGGGTCAATCTCTCTGATTATGAGTTTATTCTTCCAACAGATAAAGACTGGCAACATCCGGTTTTTGCTATTATAGCGAGACTCTCTCCTATAAAAGGTCATATAGAGTTTATCAAAGCTTTTAGAGAAGTCCTGCATTTTAAACCTTTTGCAAAGGCCTGGATCATCGGTGCTCCTTCGCCGGGCAAGGAAGGGTACCTAAAAGAGCTGGAGGTTTTAATTAAGAGATTTGGACTTGAAAATGCAGTTGATTTTTTAGGCAGAAGATATGATATTCCGGATCTGCTTAAGAAGATAAACGTAGTAGTTCAACCATCTAGAATACCAGAATCTTTCGGCCGGGTTATAATAGAGGCTCAGGCGGCCGGGGTGCCTGTTGTTGCAAGCTCTCTCGGGGGTTACAGAGAGATTATAGAAGAGGATGAAACCGGGTTTCTCGTTCCATCCCGAGATCCAAAATTGCTTGCAAAATGCTTAATAAAAATAGTTAAAGATCCTTATGTTTGCGATAAGATGGCCAAGATAGCCAGAGATAGAGTGGAGAGCAGATATAGTTTAGATAAAGTAAATAAGGATATTGTCAATGTCTACAAAGAGTCCGGGAAGAGATTGGTTGTATTGATTATAAAGTTTGGAGCTTTAGGCGATGTAATACTCTCAATACCGGGGATTAAAGCTTTGCGGCAGAAGTTTCCGGATGCAAAGCTCTGCCTTCTGACTACAGCGGCTGTGGCGGATATTTTTAAAGACTGTCCATATTTAGATAAATTGTTGATATATTCGGATAGAGGTTTTAAATACTGCGGCATCTTCCGCTCTATTAACAGTATCAGGAGGATAAATCCCGACATATCGATAGATTTACAGAATAACAAAATCTCTAGGCTGATTGCATTCTTTTCGAGCATATATCAGAGGTATGGTTTTGCTAATGCTAAATTCTCTTTTCTGCTCAACAGAGCGCAGAGATTGCCTAATACTCCCCTTCTACCAGTCGAGCACCAGTCCTATCTTTTATCTAAACTTGGAGTAAGAGGGCTTAATAAGGAGCTGGAGCTCTGGGTAGATAGGGATGCGCTGGAGAGAGTGGATAATTTTTTAAGAGCCCACTGGATAAGTAAAAAACAGCCTTTAGTCGCAATCAATATTGCAGCTAGCAGTAGATGGGCATCTAAAAGATGGTCTCTTGGTAAGGTGATTGCTTTGATTGATGAGCTTGGTTCCCGCAATATAAGGTTCGTAATAACAGGTTCTCCTTTAGATAAGGATGCAGCTTTACAGATTATGAAAGCTTGTAAAAATAAGCCTATTGATGCAGTGGGCAAAACAGAGATACCGTCTTTGATAGCTTTAATTAAAAGATGCAGCATGCTCCTTACTTCTGATAGTGCGCCTTTACATATAGCGGCTGCTGTTAAGACTCCGGTTCTTGGTCTCTTCGGGCCAACTGATCCATTGCGTCATCTTCCTTCCGGAGCCGATGTCTATTTTATTAAGAAAGAACTAAACTGCAGCCCTTGCTATAAGAACTCATGCAGGAAAAAGGTAACTTGTATGAGTATGATTACGATAGAAGAGGTTAAAAATAAGATTTTAAATATTCTTGATATGGAGAGAGATGAAAATTCTGCTGCTTAA
- a CDS encoding polysaccharide deacetylase family protein, with translation MKSKIKIILTIGLLLLLIGLSATVIIFLSDKYVPPVLMYHNIDYNHMHSKLSVSPEDFRRQMEFIRDNYRPLRLADLSRKIKEGRAVERGDIAVTFDDGYENNYSCAFPVLKELGIPATISLIFDKIGERGYLNQEQIREMKESGLIDFSSHTLSHKFLTDYSLDIISKEVFDSKKKLEDMFCWDFEIFVYPGGRFNSEIKSLVEEAGYYAAYATSPGEQFDNDDIYALKRVRISRSSHNPWVFWFYSCGDYTWIKEWRDED, from the coding sequence ATGAAATCTAAAATTAAAATTATTTTAACAATCGGTCTTCTTCTTCTTCTTATAGGTTTATCGGCAACTGTAATTATTTTTTTATCCGATAAATATGTTCCTCCTGTATTGATGTACCATAACATCGATTATAACCATATGCATTCTAAGCTTAGTGTCTCTCCTGAGGATTTCAGGAGACAGATGGAGTTTATAAGAGATAATTACCGGCCTCTCAGATTGGCCGATCTTAGCAGGAAGATAAAAGAAGGTAGAGCCGTTGAGCGCGGAGATATTGCTGTAACATTTGATGACGGGTATGAGAATAATTATAGCTGCGCTTTTCCTGTACTTAAAGAGTTAGGTATTCCAGCCACTATATCTTTAATATTTGATAAGATTGGAGAGAGAGGCTACTTAAATCAAGAGCAGATAAGAGAGATGAAAGAGAGCGGATTAATAGATTTCAGTTCCCATACGCTTTCGCACAAATTTTTGACCGATTATAGTTTGGATATTATAAGTAAAGAGGTATTTGATTCTAAAAAGAAGTTGGAAGATATGTTTTGCTGGGATTTTGAAATCTTTGTCTATCCCGGGGGCAGGTTTAATTCAGAGATCAAATCTTTAGTAGAAGAGGCGGGTTATTATGCTGCCTATGCTACTTCTCCGGGTGAGCAATTTGACAATGATGATATCTATGCTTTAAAACGTGTCAGAATATCCAGAAGTTCTCATAACCCCTGGGTTTTCTGGTTCTACTCCTGCGGCGATTATACCTGGATTAAAGAGTGGCGAGATGAGGATTGA